One part of the Ursus arctos isolate Adak ecotype North America unplaced genomic scaffold, UrsArc2.0 scaffold_14, whole genome shotgun sequence genome encodes these proteins:
- the RPS15 gene encoding 40S ribosomal protein S15 → MAEVEQKKKRTFRKFTYRGVDLDQLLDMSYEQLMQLYSARQRRRLNRGLRRKQHSLLKRLRKAKKEAPPMEKPEVVKTHLRDMIILPEMVGSMVGVYNGKTFNQVEIKPEMIGHYLGEFSITYKPVKHGRPGIGATHSSRFIPLK, encoded by the exons ATG GCGGAAGTGGAGCAGAAGAAGAAGCGCACGTTCCGCAAGTTCACCTACCGCGGCGTGGACCTGGACCAGCTGCTGGACATGTCCTA CGAGCAGCTGATGCAGCTGTACAGCGCGCGGCAGCGGCGCCGGCTGAATCGCGGCCTGCGCCGGAAGCAGCACTCGCTGCTCAAGCGCCTGCGCAAGGCCAAGAAGGAGGCGCCGCCGATGGAGAAGCCCGAGGTGGTGAAGACGCACCTGCGGGACATGATCATTCTGCCGGAGATGGTGGGCAGCATGGTGGGGGTCTACAACGGCAAGACCTTCAACCAGGTGGAAATCAAG CCAGAGATGATCGGCCACTACCTGGGCGAGTTCTCCATCACCTACAAGCCCGTGAAGCACGGCAGGCCGGGCATCGGGGCCACCCACTCGTCCCGCTTCATCCCGCTCAAGTAG